In Vespula pensylvanica isolate Volc-1 chromosome 2, ASM1446617v1, whole genome shotgun sequence, the genomic window aaatttatcggTAAATATGTTATGGGGGATGTACTTGGTGAAGGTAGTTATGGTAAGGTGAAAGAAGTACTGGATTCAGAAACTCTGTGTCGAAGAGCTGTTAagattctaaaaaagaaaaagcaccTTAAACTCCCAAATGGAGAAATTCAACGGTATGCTATATTAGCatgtaataatatgtatatgaatatatgtgtataaacgTTGGTggatacaacatacatacatatttatacatatttattgtttatcttTTGCGATTCGTCATGGAAGTTGTCACTCGTTCTACAGTATAATTCTCATTTTAAAGAATTCAATTTgtgttctatttatttattttctttttccgcaACGTACAGTGATTACTTTCACGATGGAAAAATTATGGAATATCTTGCCTTTCGTAAATTACTTTTgtcatatttcattattatatattttttcgtttgctAAACATTTTCGCagatatgattatataaattagatatattactTTGATTTCAATTGCCATCTATATTacataacgatatataaaaatgttactaacaaaaataataatatttatatattattagtaacgaattaattatttgtgtcaaataaattaatattactttcaaATAATCTAAACATATAATGTTACATTTAAGACTTTTTGTCATAAAATTGCATCCCAATATAGATCatattgtaaagaaaaattataatcttaaAGAAAGAATGGGTATATTGGTTCAAGCAAACACTGattgtatacacatatagattaatttatttgtatatacattttgattatttctGATGTTCATTAACAGGGAAATAAAActattaagaatattaaaacataAGAACGTCATTAACCTTGTAGATGTTCTTTATaatgatgaaaagagaaagatgtacCTAATTATGGAATTTTGTGTATGTGGATTGCAGGTAAAGTTCAACGAATTTCAAACTTTATTGTGCAacattatttaacatatacatgcatatacaaaaaaaaatataatatatatgttatgtatttttattttataatttatcgagtATACGAATAAATGTGATCTTATGATAAAAGGcatgaaatattaatctaaCGTTTctaaaggaaaatattaatataagatgTCTCATTTTGATATACGCGAGGAAATAACTATTGCATTTAATATTCAGAAGTCAAGTAGAGATTTgtgtaaaaatacataataacaatttttttttgaaaactgTTGATATTGGTTTGCTTgtataaagagaataattttttatatttagcgCGCACTTGTGtgtgatgtgtatatatatatatataatatacgcacacacatatgtgtatatatatatatatataactatatatgcATAGTAGTAAGCATAAGAAAGGATTGCATGGAGTTGACAACAATtagatttctatttattagaTTCTTTACAGGACATGTTGGAAAGTACACCTCTGAAGAAGCTTCCACTTTGGCAGGCACATGATTATTTTTGTCAGCTGTTGGATGGCTTAGAGTATCTTTATAGTAAAGGAATAGTACATAAAGACATTAAACCTGGAAATCTGTTATTGACATTAGATGGTACCTTAAAAATTAGTGACTTTGGAGTTGCAGAGGTATGGACTTTTGaatgaaatgtatttttataaaagagagattaaTGAAAGTTGTTATATTCCTCgattttttctgtcttttatattttaatgatatatttttcctaCCTTGCAAGGCACTAGATATGTTTTCTATAGATGATACATGCAAAATGGGTCAAGGTTCTCCAGCCTTTCAACCACCCGAAATTGCAAATGGCTGTGAAACATTTTCAGGATTTAAAGTAGATATATGGAGCAGTGGAGTTACATTGTGAGTTTGATAATATCAGATTACTTAAGATCTTTACCGGATAGTAATATGTAGTTACTTCCATtttgtatagatataatataacaacagGTCAGTATCCTTTTGAAGGGGacactatatataaattatatgagaACATCGGGAAAGGCGAATATACAATACCGGAAGAAGTAGAGGAACCTTTAAGATCCCTTATAGAAGGCATGCTGCAAAAAGATGCAGAGGATAGATTTACGTTGCAACAAGTAAAAAGACATCCTTGGACCATATGTAGGCATCCTAGAACGGAAAACGAAGTGCCTTTACCTCCCTTGAGGGGAAGTAAATGTCACAGTATGACTGTATTACCGTACCTGATGGAATATCATTATGGAGTTGATGACAATCCTACATATTATACGGAACATCAACTCAATGGTACGCGAAATTTGGTATTTTTAAAGAGTATGATATCTGTCTTGTAAGAGAGTAAAAATAtctgaaattctttttttttgccatGCTTGccttcttatcttttcaagtatgattcatttatttttgcgCTTTAAACGCGATATATAAACATCTATAAGGATTCATTGGAATGTATTCGTTTTTATAGAGGAAAGAAGACTTCAAGAAATGGATAGGACTAGCGAAGATCAAAAGCCAACTTGTAACAGTCATTGTAATAACAAATCAAATACACATAGCAAAAGAAGATGGCGCAAACCGATATCATGTATcggtattaaaaaatttccatcTTGCAAACCTTCGTGATCTGGCACAATAGTATTTCatggtataaaatattttaccggTAGTTACAAAGTTTCTCTACGGGGGAGATGACTGAGTGTTTGACAGCGCAACACTTTTGAACTAGTTCAAAAGcgcataaatataaacatttgtgatattaatattaaatagttATATTGAGAGGTCCACGATACACTATTGATCGtggattaaattatttctaattcgtAAGAGAAAAGTATCGTTTGTTTATGTGTGTcataatgaaattatgaataataagaTTGCCTCTAACTATGATACATATTAGaatttgtttctatatttaattttgtaaattgaGATCATCTAAGTAAAGTGATAATAGTCAACTTATATCGTCTCTATTAATTGAGATATGCTAATACTGGTGTGGCAGAGTTTTTAGACTCttatttatactatattagttttcgaaaaaataacacagatattttataattcaaaaGGGCAAATtagttttcgataaaaaaattcttgctCTTCGATTATAACGTCTTATAATTGCGTTTACATTAACTTGTAACTATAGAATGaggaaagagcaagagagatacgaagaaaaaaaaagttcaatatttatagaagcgaaagaaaatcaacaattttatcttatatattgtTCAATGTAATTATACCTAAATTACGACGCCAGCATGACTAGGATATGTAGTATTTTTTTAAGTGAGATGATTTTTTTGTACTGTACATTAACTTAATTGAACGCGTGTAAATATGGAATAGAGATATTCGTAATCACAATTGCAATCTTAAGGGAAGTTTGTATCTGCTTGAATCGCATACTATATGTCATATTACAACgctaatatattcaattttcaatGGTAGAGAGTGATCATCATGAcgagtaaaattttttcaaaatgaaaacatGTTGTAAAGCCTTTAGCGATGACTACCTATAAATGGTACAATAGAATGTTATAAGCAAAAAAtacatgattttttatatttatatattagtgCGTTTACAAGAGTTTACTATTGTATTATGTATAACACATAATTCAACTCAAAGATAATGCAGATACTGTTTCCccttaaagaattttataagtaTGATTgaataagtattaaaaatgatttgaagTGTATAGGATGTACATAAAAAGAATGTCTCTATAAACTTTTCTCGGTCATACACGGAGTACCAATTACatggaatatattataaattgaaagCATAAACACATTACCTGTATATCTCCGCCTACAATGATATATCGATTTCATCTCTTTCAtcaaatatcgtaaaaaatgaaaatcagtatataattgtatttgcATATTGACAATATTGTTATACATTCTGAAAAATCAGTTCAGCGGTATACTTGTTTAAtgatacgttttttttttttttttctttttcaatcgacATTCTACGTTTATACTTGAATATTATCGAAGCAGTAgatattcgagaaaagaaagagaaaaaagcaaaataaaaaatcaggATGGTgctaaagataaaaaatgtagatGTTACTATtatgagataaagaaaaaacaaagaagtatgatactataatataataatcattgcgcataaatagaaaacgaacTTGTTTTGGCCAGAAATTTATCGTATAACGATTGACTAAGGATGCATTGTAGGGAAGGAATGTATAacttgtattaaaaaattaatgcaattgactttaattaaagaatataagTAGAACGTAAGATCGAAACATTAGGGTTTTGTAATTTATCTCTTCTATTAAGGAATTCAGATGCCTAAATGTCACTTGAAAGTGGAACTATGCAgtatagattaaaataattttgattatagacatttaaaaatataatagatattatctaGTACTAAAACGATACCAGAattataaacgagaaaaacattttttattttgtttagcAATTGTTGCTCGTGTTAGATAATAGATGCAAGATAAATACAATAAGcatattaaatgtttatacGATAACAACTTTTTGACCTTGCATATcatacgaaaaaaaatcatcaagaattctaaacaaaatatacttgtacaattattacataaaattaatgtatgcctgtataaaagaaaatgtaaagtgATGTCCCTGTCATGTTTTTATTGggacaatatttatatatatatacatacatatatttttattgtaatacaGAATGTACTCTTGTTTGCCCATATGTGCTATCAAGGTAGCGATATAGCTCGTAAGAATTATAGtcatattcttaaaaaaaaaatagcatatacacacacacacacacacacacagaatggattatattaaataacgaaatatttccttttaatcgaaattatcgaaataattaaattttacgtaCGTTAAAGCATATGa contains:
- the LOC122627177 gene encoding serine/threonine-protein kinase STK11 — encoded protein: MDNRITICDPDEEEIDNEIFRDIEPVKWINDDPNYGLDEINMFFHRVDSDQIIYEEKKKKCKFIGKYVMGDVLGEGSYGKVKEVLDSETLCRRAVKILKKKKHLKLPNGEIQREIKLLRILKHKNVINLVDVLYNDEKRKMYLIMEFCVCGLQDMLESTPLKKLPLWQAHDYFCQLLDGLEYLYSKGIVHKDIKPGNLLLTLDGTLKISDFGVAEALDMFSIDDTCKMGQGSPAFQPPEIANGCETFSGFKVDIWSSGVTLYNITTGQYPFEGDTIYKLYENIGKGEYTIPEEVEEPLRSLIEGMLQKDAEDRFTLQQVKRHPWTICRHPRTENEVPLPPLRGSKCHSMTVLPYLMEYHYGVDDNPTYYTEHQLNEERRLQEMDRTSEDQKPTCNSHCNNKSNTHSKRRWRKPISCIGIKKFPSCKPS